In Nilaparvata lugens isolate BPH chromosome 5, ASM1435652v1, whole genome shotgun sequence, the following proteins share a genomic window:
- the LOC111044294 gene encoding ubiquitin carboxyl-terminal hydrolase 36: protein MFSGMPMLLSEFDSVIEGEMNMSLLGDPFTLESLNDMLAADTFGMNRDWLHHEWDNLDESAPECHESFDDRLSHDCMWYGTCDSDYHRENRTFPETRFMVKTNSVKSVAEPSVNSSSNTSRCENNSSIAGSSSASIVPSTSNGVVRTVFSSNSVSKVSNACVINSNNVVNSSINSSVGSSNKVIISNPLVERTKTSVAQKQTIQVPSVGGPRRAGVTVQKTVARSLLIKSTNPPAMPPAITRPCYQADSEDDPCPLDLPLQSVLLNSFLLDNIKPPQGDLWDDVMAAVEEETAAGLSPETPPPSSKASSDSESCDENSLQPPASFPMITPSVVAAVSSASSSTRSSASDSPASVVNDDHSYHSSAKYQWQRRIDDLGVQTPSDSEEEIDVVSTFERSSNCSSGRSSSCSSPGSYSDSSSMPDKRRLVAESQELQLAATKLLSEASRAVSKRLRLKITTTAAGPKPRGAPRGAPRGRPPTKRRISDVLDDDSSSSVTRLPAKKAKAHGGRYKKPRYSEEFGDRRRLHNNMERMRRVDLRNSFEDLRGLVPSLMNKERAPKVLILQDAANYCTELRIQSKQLSCEVYALKKEQDRLRATVSRLRRSLAAHR from the exons ATGTTTTCCGGAATGCCGATGCTTTTGAGCGAGTTTGACTCTGTTATCGAGGGAGAGATGAACATGAGCTTGCTGGGCGACCCGTTCACGCTGGAGTCGCTCAACGACATGCTCGCAGCCGATACGTTCGGTATGAACCGCGACTGGCTCCACCACGAGTGGGACAACTTGGACGAGTCCGCGCCCGAGTGTCACGAGTCGTTCGACGATCGACTGTCGCACGACTGCATGTGGTACGGCACTTGCGACAGCGACTACCATCGCGAGAACAGGACGTTCCCCGAAACAAGGTTCATGGTGAAAACAAATAGTGTGAAAAGTGTCGCCGAGCCTTCAGTGAACAGCAGTAGTAATACGAGTAGGTGCGAGAACAATAGCAGTATCGCCGGTAGTTCGAGTGCCTCGATTGTCCCCAGCACCAGCAATGGTGTTGTGCGGACAGTCTTCAGTAGTAATAGTGTTAGTAAAGTTAGCAACGCCTGTGTGATCAATAGTAATAATGTTGTAAATAGTAGCATAAATAGTTCAGTTGGAAGCAGCAATAAAGTGATCATCAGTAACCCTCTGGTAGAAAGGACGAAGACTAGTGTGGCACAGAAGCAGACAATCCAGGTGCCTAGTGTGGGAGGGCCCCGCCGTGCCGGCGTCACCGTGCAGAAGACGGTGGCCCGCAGTCTGCTCATCAAGTCGACCAACCCACCTGCGATGCCTCCTGCCATCACTCGCCCCTGTTACCAGGCCGACTCCGAGGACGACCCCTGCCCCCTCGACCTCCCGCTGCAGTCCGTCCTGCTCAACAGCTTCTTGCTGGACAACATCAAGCCGCCTCAGGGCGACCTCTGGGACGACGTGATGGCAGCCGTTGAGGAGGAGACCGCCGCTGGCCTCAGCCCCGAGACGCCGCCTCCCTCCTCCAAGGCCTCCTCGGACAGCGAGAGCTGTGACGAGAACTCGCTGCAGCCACCGGCCTCCTTCCCCATGATTACACCGTCAGTCGTCGCTGCCGTCTCATCAGCCTCCTCGTCGACGAGGAGCTCCGCCTCAGACAGCCCTGCCTCTGTCGTCAACGATGACCACAGCTATCACAGCTCCGCCAAGTACCAATGGCAGCGTCGGATTGACGACCTTGGCGTCCAGACACCTTCTGATTCAG AGGAGGAAATCGACGTGGTATCGACATTCGAGCGCTCGTCGAACTGCAGCAGCGGCCGCTCGTCATCTTGCAGCTCTCCCGGCTCCTATTCCGATTCGTCATCGATGCCAGACAAGCGCCGGTTGGTGGCCGAATCGCAGGAGCTGCAGCTGGCAGCCACCAAGCTGCTGTCTGAAGCGTCGCGCGCCGTCAGCAAGCGGCTCAGGCTGAAGATCACCACGACAGCCGCCGGCCCCAAGCCACGCGGCGCCCCACGCGGTGCCCCGCGCGGACGCCCGCCCACCAAGCGCCGTATCAGCGACGTCCTGGATGACGACAGCTCGTCGTCCGTCACTCGACTCCCCGCCAAGAAGGCCAAGGCCCACGGCGGCCGCTACAAGAAACCTCGCTATTCCGAGGAGTTCGGCGACCGGCGTCGTCTGCACAACAACATGGAGCGAATGAGGCGAGTCGACCTGAGGAACTCGTTCGAGGACCTGCGAGGCCTTGTGCCTAGTCTCATGAACAAGGAACGCGCTCCCAAGGTTCTCATCCTCCAGGACGCCGCCAACTACTGCACCGAGCTCAGGATCCAAAGCAAGCAGCTTTCCTGCGAGGTGTATGCGCTCAAGAAAGAGCAGGACCGCCTCAGGGCCACTGTCTCTCGCCTCAGACGCTCATTAGCAGCCCATCGCTAA